The DNA region TTGAAGTCGATGTCGCCATGCCTAAGGCCGGTGAAGTCCTGCTGCGTGTGGTTGCCTCTGGTGTCTGCCATACCGATGCCTACACGTTGTCGGGCGCGGACCCGGAAGGCATCTTCCCTTCGATTCTCGGTCACGAAGGTGGCGCGGTGGTTGAGGCGATCGGTGAGGGCGTGACCTCCGTCGCCGTCGGCGATCATGTGATCCCGCTGTACACCCCGGAATGCCGCCAGTGCAAATTCTGTCTGTCGGGCAAAACCAACCTGTGTCAGGCGATTCGCGCGACTCAGGGCAAAGGCCTGATGCCTGACGGTACTTCGCGCTTTTCCTACAAGGGCCAACCAATTTTCCACTACATGGGGACCTCGACGTTCTCCGAGTACACCGTGCTGCCGGAAATCTCCGTCGCCAAAATCCCAAAAGAAGCGCCACTGGAAAAAGTCTGCTTGCTGGGCTGCGGTGTCACCACCGGCATCGGTGCAGTCCTCAATACCGCCAAGGTGAAACCAGGTGATACCGTCGCCATTTTCGGCCTCGGCGGCATCGGTCTGTCGGCGGTGATCGGCGCCGTCAAAGCCAAGGCTGCGCGGATCATCGCCATCGACATCAACCCGGCCAAATTCGAGATCGCCAAGCAGTTGGGTGCAACCGATTGTGTGAACCCGAAAGATTTCGATCGTCCGATCCAGGAAGTCATCGTTGACATGACCGACGGCGGCGTCGACTTTTCCTTCGAATGCATCGGCAACGTCCAATTGATGCGCGCCGCACTTGAGTGCTGCCACAAGGGTTGGGGCGAATCGGTAATCATCGGTGTTGCTGGTGCCGGCCAGGAAATCGCCACGCGTCCATTCCAGTTGGTGACCGGTCGCGTCTGGCGCGGTTCGGCGTTCGGCGGCGTGCGTGGCCGTACCGAGTTGCCAAGCTATGTCGAAATGGCTGAAACCGGCGAAATCCCGCTGGATACGTTCATCACCCACACCATGGGCCTGGAAGATATCAACAAGGCGTTCGACCTGATGCATGAAGGCAAGAGCATCCGTTCCGTCATCCATTTCTGAG from Pseudomonas sp. ACM7 includes:
- a CDS encoding S-(hydroxymethyl)glutathione dehydrogenase/class III alcohol dehydrogenase yields the protein MIKSRAAVAFEAKKPLEIVEVDVAMPKAGEVLLRVVASGVCHTDAYTLSGADPEGIFPSILGHEGGAVVEAIGEGVTSVAVGDHVIPLYTPECRQCKFCLSGKTNLCQAIRATQGKGLMPDGTSRFSYKGQPIFHYMGTSTFSEYTVLPEISVAKIPKEAPLEKVCLLGCGVTTGIGAVLNTAKVKPGDTVAIFGLGGIGLSAVIGAVKAKAARIIAIDINPAKFEIAKQLGATDCVNPKDFDRPIQEVIVDMTDGGVDFSFECIGNVQLMRAALECCHKGWGESVIIGVAGAGQEIATRPFQLVTGRVWRGSAFGGVRGRTELPSYVEMAETGEIPLDTFITHTMGLEDINKAFDLMHEGKSIRSVIHF